In one window of Saprospiraceae bacterium DNA:
- a CDS encoding glucosidase, whose amino-acid sequence MKNTVAKPKTKNLESARLSEHYSGKKNWLQWGPYLSERQWGTVREDYSHGGTAWDFFPHDHARSRVYRWGEDGIAGISDEWQRLCFAVALWNGKDPILKERLFGLTGSEGNHGEDVKELYFYLDNTPTHSYMKHLYKYPPYPRDLPLCRFASYMKHLYKYPQGEFPYAALVQENARRGREQPEYELLDTGIFDEDKYWDVFTEYAKGDEDDLLIKITAHNRGAESAGLWLLPTLWFRNLWSFGLMKEKPNIRHSSDDFEPSDEYSHVALSHEKLGDYHFYFQTPTRLLFTENETNRERLWNQPNDSPFVKDAFHTALTTNNFGFLEGKTEGTKFAPLYQITVDGGGMTEFQFRLSKSALKTPFGKGFDKIFAERKTEADEFYEKITVNSTNQQQTTSNEQQNIQRQAFAGMLWSKQYFNIDMPRWLDGDPGQLPPPESRKTGRNAHWRTLNNEDIISMPDKWEYPWYAAWDLAFHCVPLAMVDAEFAKNQLILFLREWYMHPNGQLPAYEWAFGDVNPPVHAWSCLQVFKMEKAMHTSLSFGEDRGEAGDVDFLKKVFQKLLINFTWWVNRKDHKGNNVFEGGFLGLDNIGVFDRSNQIPGGGYLEQADGTAWMGMYCLNMLEMALEIAQHDPTFEDVATKFFEHFVYIAESLNRIGHDWTGAWDEMEGFFYDILGLPNGEYIPLKVRSLVGLSTLFAAYVLSKDKLEKLPDFTRRLRWFQKYRTDNGDYLVLDEDPLNGDILLSLIPQERLSRLLHAMLDENEFLSPGGIRSISKVNEHGYSVNIAGQDFGLRYEPAESSTGLFGGNSNWRGPVWMPMNYLLIKALREYGKFYGTEYTVEFPTNSGQLMCLSEVADALSRRLISVFEKDENGHRPVNGHDRVYAENPHFQDLILFYEYFHGDTARGVGASHQTGWTGVVAALIGELG is encoded by the coding sequence ATGAAAAACACCGTCGCCAAACCAAAAACCAAAAACCTCGAATCCGCTCGCCTTTCCGAGCACTATTCTGGCAAAAAAAACTGGCTCCAATGGGGGCCTTACCTCTCCGAGCGCCAATGGGGCACTGTGCGCGAGGACTATTCCCACGGCGGCACGGCTTGGGATTTTTTCCCGCACGACCACGCCCGCTCCCGCGTCTATCGCTGGGGCGAAGACGGCATCGCGGGCATCAGCGACGAGTGGCAACGCCTCTGCTTCGCAGTCGCCCTCTGGAACGGCAAAGACCCCATCCTCAAAGAGCGCCTCTTCGGCCTCACCGGCAGCGAAGGCAATCACGGCGAGGACGTGAAGGAACTCTACTTCTACCTCGACAACACGCCCACGCACTCCTACATGAAACACCTGTACAAGTATCCGCCGTATCCGAGAGACTTGCCCCTTTGCCGTTTCGCGTCCTACATGAAACACCTGTACAAGTATCCGCAGGGCGAATTTCCCTACGCCGCTCTCGTGCAAGAAAACGCCCGCCGAGGCCGCGAGCAGCCTGAATACGAACTCCTCGACACAGGTATTTTTGATGAAGACAAATACTGGGACGTGTTCACCGAATACGCCAAAGGCGACGAAGACGACCTGCTCATCAAAATCACCGCGCACAATCGCGGCGCGGAAAGTGCCGGCCTTTGGCTGCTGCCCACGCTGTGGTTTCGCAATTTGTGGTCGTTCGGCCTGATGAAAGAGAAGCCAAATATTCGCCATTCGTCCGACGACTTTGAGCCGTCGGACGAGTACAGCCACGTCGCCCTTTCCCACGAAAAACTCGGCGACTACCATTTTTACTTCCAAACACCCACCCGACTTCTTTTTACCGAAAACGAAACCAACCGCGAGCGGCTTTGGAACCAACCCAACGACTCGCCTTTCGTGAAAGACGCCTTCCACACGGCTTTGACGACCAACAATTTCGGTTTTCTGGAAGGCAAAACCGAGGGGACAAAATTTGCCCCGCTTTATCAAATAACAGTGGACGGCGGCGGTATGACGGAATTCCAATTCCGCCTCTCGAAATCGGCCTTGAAAACGCCGTTCGGGAAAGGTTTTGATAAAATTTTTGCGGAGCGGAAAACGGAAGCGGATGAATTTTACGAAAAAATCACTGTCAACTCTACGAACCAACAACAAACAACCAGCAACGAACAACAAAACATCCAGCGCCAAGCCTTCGCGGGAATGCTCTGGTCGAAGCAGTATTTCAACATTGATATGCCGCGCTGGCTCGACGGCGACCCCGGCCAACTGCCGCCGCCCGAAAGCCGAAAAACGGGGCGCAACGCTCACTGGCGCACGCTCAACAACGAGGACATCATCTCCATGCCCGACAAGTGGGAATACCCCTGGTACGCCGCCTGGGACCTGGCTTTCCACTGCGTCCCGCTCGCGATGGTGGACGCGGAATTTGCCAAGAACCAATTGATTTTGTTCCTGCGCGAGTGGTACATGCACCCCAACGGCCAGTTGCCCGCCTACGAGTGGGCTTTCGGCGACGTGAACCCGCCAGTGCATGCGTGGTCGTGTTTGCAGGTTTTCAAAATGGAAAAAGCAATGCATACCTCCCTCTCCTTTGGAGAGGACCGGGGTGAGGCAGGCGACGTGGATTTTTTGAAAAAAGTTTTCCAAAAACTGCTCATCAACTTCACTTGGTGGGTCAACCGCAAAGACCACAAGGGCAACAACGTGTTCGAGGGCGGCTTTCTCGGCTTGGACAACATCGGCGTGTTCGACCGCTCCAACCAAATCCCCGGCGGCGGCTACCTCGAACAAGCCGACGGCACGGCGTGGATGGGGATGTACTGCCTCAATATGCTCGAAATGGCGCTCGAAATCGCCCAACACGACCCGACTTTCGAGGACGTGGCGACCAAGTTTTTCGAGCATTTCGTCTATATCGCCGAAAGCCTCAACCGTATCGGCCACGACTGGACGGGGGCTTGGGACGAAATGGAAGGCTTTTTCTACGACATTCTCGGCCTGCCCAATGGCGAGTACATTCCCCTGAAAGTGCGGTCGCTGGTCGGGCTTTCCACTCTTTTCGCCGCCTACGTTTTGTCAAAAGACAAGTTGGAAAAACTGCCCGACTTCACCCGCCGCCTGCGCTGGTTTCAAAAATACCGCACCGACAACGGCGACTACCTCGTGCTCGACGAAGACCCCTTGAACGGCGACATTTTGCTCTCGCTCATCCCGCAAGAGCGCCTGAGCCGTTTGCTCCACGCCATGCTCGACGAAAATGAGTTTCTCTCGCCCGGCGGCATTCGCTCCATTTCAAAAGTGAATGAACACGGCTATTCGGTCAATATCGCGGGTCAGGATTTTGGCCTGCGTTACGAGCCTGCCGAAAGCAGCACCGGCCTTTTCGGCGGCAACTCCAACTGGCGCGGCCCCGTCTGGATGCCGATGAATTACCTGCTCATAAAGGCGTTGCGTGAGTACGGCAAGTTTTACGGCACGGAATACACGGTCGAATTTCCGACCAACAGCGGCCAACTGATGTGCCTTTCAGAAGTGGCCGACGCGCTCTCGCGGCGTTTGATTTCAGTTTTTGAAAAAGACGAAAACGGCCATCGGCCTGTGAACGGGCACGACCGGGTTTATGCCGAAAACCCGCATTTTCAAGACCTCATTTTGTTCTACGAATATTTCCACGGCGACACGGCGCGTGGCGTGGGAGCAAGCCATCAAACAGGCTGGACAGGTGTGGTAGCGGCGTTGATTGGGGAACTAGGGTAA
- a CDS encoding type II toxin-antitoxin system PemK/MazF family toxin — protein MVVKRFEIWLVSLDPVQGSEISKTRPCVIVSPDVLNRHLATVLAAPLTSTIKNYPSRLNFTFADKNGQIALDQIRAVDKTRLVKNLGMLDGTTAFQLCALLTEMFEY, from the coding sequence ATGGTAGTCAAGCGTTTTGAGATATGGCTTGTGTCGCTCGACCCTGTGCAAGGAAGCGAAATCTCCAAGACCCGACCTTGTGTCATAGTATCGCCCGACGTGCTGAACCGCCATTTGGCGACTGTGCTGGCAGCGCCATTGACAAGCACGATAAAAAATTACCCTTCCCGATTGAATTTCACTTTCGCAGACAAAAACGGCCAAATCGCGCTCGACCAAATCAGGGCAGTTGACAAAACACGCTTGGTCAAAAACTTGGGCATGTTGGACGGTACTACCGCTTTCCAATTGTGCGCGTTGCTGACGGAGATGTTTGAGTATTAA
- a CDS encoding AbrB/MazE/SpoVT family DNA-binding domain-containing protein, producing MIQPIRRIGNSQGILIPRNILQACGIEEEVEMALVGQTIVLRPVKKQPREGWEEQFQKAKAEGDMPDSDLFEGVTNDFDSTDWKW from the coding sequence ATGATTCAACCCATTCGCCGCATCGGCAACTCGCAAGGCATCCTCATTCCGCGCAATATCCTGCAAGCCTGTGGCATCGAGGAAGAGGTAGAGATGGCTTTGGTCGGTCAAACGATTGTGCTGCGTCCCGTGAAAAAACAGCCGCGCGAGGGATGGGAAGAGCAGTTTCAAAAAGCCAAAGCCGAAGGCGATATGCCCGACTCCGACCTTTTTGAAGGAGTGACGAACGACTTTGACTCAACCGATTGGAAATGGTAG
- a CDS encoding type II toxin-antitoxin system PemK/MazF family toxin, translated as MDRGTIVLTKFPFTDLSASKRRPAVVVSKVDPADPDVIVAFISSATPPYPSVADFILPDTHPDFGLTGLKKSSVFKMDKLATLDKSIFSGELGNVTPAVFEQLKDKLRAALDL; from the coding sequence ATGGACAGAGGCACTATCGTTCTCACGAAATTTCCTTTTACTGATTTGAGCGCCTCGAAGCGGCGGCCAGCCGTCGTTGTTTCCAAAGTTGACCCTGCTGACCCCGATGTTATCGTGGCTTTCATTTCTTCTGCCACTCCGCCCTATCCTTCCGTTGCGGATTTCATCTTGCCTGACACTCACCCTGATTTTGGGCTGACGGGTTTGAAAAAATCCTCTGTGTTCAAAATGGATAAACTGGCGACGCTCGACAAATCCATTTTTTCTGGCGAACTGGGCAACGTGACTCCCGCGGTTTTTGAGCAGTTGAAAGACAAACTCCGGGCGGCCTTGGATTTGTGA
- a CDS encoding glycogen debranching enzyme N-terminal domain-containing protein → MLSIKNTHPDFNELASKEWLVANGIGGYASSTIVGANTRRYHGLLVASLNPPTARTVMVSKVEECIVFNRDCAFGLSSNQYPGAVHPQGFQYFKFFERKPLPRMKFEAHGHHLLKTVFMAHGSNTTVVEYENTGESTFKLRLTPLFVHRDYHSLTKENSFDNYWAKPQNGCYVLYAHYGAPPLYFNFSSGEFVESRHWFKNFKYVREQERGLDFREDAFSVFNVDVVLKPGAKAHLIFSDNEKMAKADPELLKVKELERLGNIAPKDSDDPFLRDLMLAGEQFIVKRNSTEGYSLLAGYHWFTDWGRDTMFAMRGLTIATGKQEISKSILETFLRSTDRGMLPNRFPDNPNDTVEYNTIDATLWLFIALYEYHQKFQDLSFVAEHFDTLTEILEHHLAGTRYNIRVTPEGFLSGGEGLTQLTWMDARVGDYVVTPRHGCPVEIQALWFNALRIYQYFAGTLGKPYEKYQVIGDQLLANFKKYFVRSNGSLNDVVTVDGSRYTADGSIRPNQIYVVSLPFSLLEKDAEKRVVEVVRQHLLTDYGLRTLSPEHPDFKPEYGGDSWRRDTAYHQGTVWPFLLGEYVTAFLKVNDWSEKAQKEVLALLEPLKKHFYQNDCILGISEIFDGKMPRAGKGTVHQAWSVGAILKTLLDLKERHKKGRRRSVLPFAEIKSMIF, encoded by the coding sequence ATGCTCTCAATCAAAAACACCCACCCCGACTTCAACGAACTCGCCTCGAAAGAATGGCTCGTCGCCAACGGCATCGGCGGCTACGCCTCGTCCACCATCGTCGGGGCGAACACGCGGCGCTATCACGGCCTGCTGGTGGCTTCGCTCAATCCGCCCACCGCCCGCACCGTCATGGTGTCGAAGGTGGAGGAGTGCATCGTGTTCAACCGCGATTGCGCGTTCGGCCTTTCCTCGAATCAATACCCCGGCGCGGTGCATCCGCAGGGTTTTCAATACTTCAAGTTTTTTGAAAGAAAACCCCTGCCGCGCATGAAATTCGAGGCGCACGGCCACCATCTGCTGAAAACGGTTTTTATGGCGCACGGCTCGAACACCACCGTGGTGGAGTACGAAAACACGGGCGAGTCCACGTTCAAACTGCGCCTTACGCCGCTGTTCGTCCACCGCGATTACCACTCATTGACGAAAGAAAACTCGTTCGACAATTATTGGGCGAAACCTCAAAACGGCTGCTATGTGCTCTACGCGCATTATGGAGCGCCGCCGCTTTATTTCAATTTCAGTTCGGGCGAATTTGTGGAGAGCCGCCATTGGTTCAAAAACTTCAAGTACGTCCGCGAGCAAGAGCGCGGCCTCGATTTCCGCGAAGACGCTTTTTCGGTTTTCAATGTTGACGTGGTGCTGAAGCCCGGCGCGAAGGCGCACTTGATTTTCTCCGACAACGAAAAAATGGCGAAAGCCGACCCCGAACTTTTGAAAGTCAAAGAATTGGAACGGCTGGGAAATATCGCGCCCAAAGATTCGGACGACCCGTTTCTGCGGGATTTGATGCTGGCAGGGGAACAGTTCATCGTAAAAAGAAATAGCACAGAGGGCTATTCGTTGCTGGCCGGCTACCACTGGTTCACCGACTGGGGGCGCGACACGATGTTCGCCATGCGCGGCCTCACCATCGCCACCGGCAAGCAGGAGATTTCAAAATCCATCCTCGAAACTTTCCTCCGCTCGACCGACCGGGGGATGCTGCCCAACCGTTTCCCCGACAACCCCAACGACACGGTGGAATACAACACGATTGACGCGACGCTGTGGCTTTTCATTGCCCTCTACGAGTACCACCAGAAGTTTCAGGACTTGAGCTTCGTGGCCGAACACTTCGACACGCTGACCGAAATTTTGGAACATCACCTCGCCGGAACGCGCTACAACATCCGCGTCACGCCCGAAGGATTCCTTTCTGGCGGCGAAGGTTTGACGCAATTGACTTGGATGGACGCCCGCGTTGGCGACTATGTGGTGACGCCTCGACACGGCTGCCCGGTGGAGATTCAGGCACTGTGGTTCAATGCATTGCGCATTTACCAGTATTTCGCCGGCACGCTCGGCAAGCCTTACGAAAAGTATCAGGTCATCGGCGACCAATTGCTGGCGAATTTTAAAAAATACTTCGTGCGGTCGAATGGAAGCCTGAATGACGTGGTGACGGTGGACGGTTCACGGTACACGGCAGACGGTTCCATCAGACCCAACCAAATCTACGTCGTCAGCCTGCCATTTTCCCTGCTGGAAAAAGACGCGGAAAAGCGCGTGGTGGAAGTCGTGCGCCAACATCTTTTGACCGACTACGGCCTGCGCACGCTCTCGCCCGAACACCCTGATTTTAAACCCGAATACGGCGGCGACTCGTGGCGCCGCGACACGGCGTACCATCAAGGCACGGTGTGGCCGTTCCTGCTTGGCGAGTATGTCACGGCTTTTTTGAAAGTAAACGATTGGTCGGAAAAAGCACAAAAAGAGGTGCTCGCGCTGCTCGAACCTTTGAAAAAACATTTTTACCAAAACGACTGCATCCTCGGCATCTCCGAAATTTTCGACGGCAAAATGCCGCGCGCGGGCAAAGGCACGGTGCATCAGGCGTGGTCGGTTGGCGCGATTTTGAAAACCCTGCTCGACCTCAAAGAGCGCCACAAAAAAGGCCGCCGCCGCTCGGTGCTCCCTTTCGCTGAAATCAAGAGCATGATTTTTTAA
- a CDS encoding HNH endonuclease gives MKTSKAVKKFVQQRANGHCEYCLSPADFSPGPFAAEHIIPTMKGGSNDLDNLAFSCQGCNGHKFTSIAALDPLTMQTVRLFNPRHDVWNEHFQWSEDFTYIIGITPVGRATVERLQLNRPTLLNFRKALIAIGIHPPDF, from the coding sequence ATGAAGACGAGTAAGGCAGTCAAAAAATTTGTCCAACAACGCGCCAACGGCCATTGTGAATACTGCTTATCGCCCGCTGATTTTTCTCCCGGCCCATTTGCAGCCGAGCATATTATTCCCACCATGAAAGGAGGCAGCAATGATTTGGATAATCTCGCCTTTTCTTGCCAAGGCTGCAACGGACACAAATTCACCTCTATCGCTGCTCTCGACCCTTTAACCATGCAAACGGTGCGACTTTTCAACCCTCGTCACGACGTTTGGAACGAGCACTTTCAATGGAGCGAGGATTTCACCTACATTATCGGCATCACTCCGGTTGGTCGCGCTACGGTTGAACGCTTGCAACTCAATCGCCCTACTCTCCTTAACTTCCGCAAGGCCCTCATTGCAATCGGCATACACCCTCCTGATTTCTAA
- a CDS encoding aquaporin, whose translation MLRTFKNNWPNYLIEAWALGMFMLSATFFAGVLWLPGWPGHGIEEPLLRRSLMGLAMGLTAVGLIYSGWGRRSGAHMNPAVTLTFLFLKKIERRDAAWYILFQCLGGAAAMLLFKSLFPAFVGAPEVNFVQTHPGIAGVAGAFIAEALISFGLVLTVLYSSNFEKTARWTGVFAGCLIFLYITFEDPFSGMSMNPARTLASAVAAGNFMHFWLYLTAPLLGMLGAAKVWKAWICRKAEFKCGYHG comes from the coding sequence ATGCTCCGCACATTCAAAAACAACTGGCCTAACTACCTCATCGAGGCTTGGGCGTTGGGGATGTTCATGCTCTCAGCCACGTTTTTCGCCGGCGTGCTGTGGCTGCCGGGTTGGCCGGGTCACGGCATCGAAGAGCCGCTCCTGCGGCGTTCGCTCATGGGCCTGGCGATGGGTTTGACGGCTGTCGGACTGATTTATTCAGGCTGGGGCCGCCGCAGCGGAGCGCACATGAACCCCGCCGTGACGCTGACTTTTTTGTTTTTGAAAAAAATAGAGCGGCGCGACGCGGCTTGGTACATCCTCTTCCAATGCCTCGGCGGCGCGGCGGCTATGTTATTGTTCAAAAGCCTTTTTCCCGCCTTTGTCGGCGCGCCGGAGGTGAATTTTGTGCAAACCCACCCCGGCATCGCGGGCGTGGCGGGCGCGTTCATCGCCGAGGCGCTCATCTCGTTCGGGTTGGTGCTGACCGTCTTGTATTCGAGCAATTTTGAAAAAACAGCGCGTTGGACGGGCGTTTTCGCTGGCTGCCTGATTTTTCTCTACATCACTTTTGAAGACCCGTTTTCAGGAATGTCCATGAACCCCGCGCGGACGCTGGCTTCGGCAGTGGCGGCAGGCAATTTCATGCACTTTTGGCTCTACCTGACGGCGCCTTTGCTCGGAATGTTGGGCGCGGCGAAAGTTTGGAAGGCGTGGATTTGTCGGAAGGCAGAATTTAAATGCGGGTATCACGGGTAA
- a CDS encoding T9SS type A sorting domain-containing protein, producing the protein MIDVSTRLYDAIVRYQTTPGQSTPFSQYLSSRTDIPFYERLEFFQQYYLDGAPLPTDSETELPLSLRPPLPIDECKCKMIFNTVQAASPGTLNADGTISPRIENSGGKVKVGNKAYYWWVRQSKGAAKWHCVWMEATKAGPTDRSWRMTMPDSLHISPMRGQLRYNLLCNDYAELPADCGCRKPVTLYYEYDTELEVHAERHTEGWFQKNAVAAGEDIAVVMLHYEGSNNTKVLRANRLAVSAECNLTMNTDFWVNAVDVARDIAFFFVPDTTGLQYTNLLNNLANSIQTLIQTPFYSDQACPAGELRQATLAKGDTLIYIEPNKPVNLYAFSFTNLMAGGKRSFFSWSRVNSDFHLTGYVPGGLLGGQQDHCCTRKIANWVLASDTAPLSTDDLKKEVGIILGAFSPWPVPPDPLSGIVPITKEYGWMAVSVNPLCDSHGLTEPSDDRNVIAIGEKVQISLFDLSGRLLRQWKDVQKPGDVRQFIMEQGGISPATGIYILQMSGECGNAVHKVILK; encoded by the coding sequence ATGATTGACGTGTCCACCAGACTGTACGATGCTATCGTTCGGTATCAAACCACGCCCGGGCAATCCACGCCGTTTTCGCAGTATTTGTCGAGCCGAACGGACATTCCGTTCTACGAGCGGCTGGAGTTTTTCCAGCAGTATTACCTCGACGGCGCGCCGCTGCCGACCGACAGCGAGACGGAGTTGCCCCTGTCGCTCCGCCCGCCCTTGCCAATTGATGAGTGCAAGTGCAAGATGATTTTCAACACCGTGCAGGCGGCCAGTCCAGGCACATTGAACGCAGACGGTACGATTTCTCCCAGAATTGAGAATTCAGGAGGCAAGGTAAAAGTGGGCAACAAGGCGTATTACTGGTGGGTGCGCCAGTCGAAAGGCGCGGCCAAGTGGCACTGCGTGTGGATGGAAGCCACCAAAGCCGGACCGACCGACCGCAGTTGGCGGATGACCATGCCGGATTCGCTGCATATCAGCCCCATGCGGGGGCAGTTGCGCTACAACCTCTTGTGCAACGACTACGCAGAGCTGCCTGCAGACTGTGGTTGCCGCAAGCCGGTCACTTTGTACTACGAGTACGACACCGAGTTGGAAGTGCACGCCGAGCGGCACACGGAAGGTTGGTTTCAGAAAAATGCTGTGGCGGCAGGCGAGGACATTGCAGTGGTGATGCTGCATTACGAAGGGTCGAACAACACAAAAGTGCTGCGGGCCAACAGGCTGGCCGTAAGCGCTGAATGCAATTTGACCATGAACACTGATTTTTGGGTCAATGCTGTGGACGTAGCCAGAGACATAGCGTTTTTCTTTGTCCCAGACACTACGGGGTTGCAATACACCAACCTGCTGAACAATCTGGCCAACAGCATCCAGACGCTCATCCAGACGCCCTTTTATTCCGACCAGGCATGCCCTGCTGGCGAGTTGAGGCAGGCTACCTTGGCCAAAGGCGATACACTAATTTACATTGAGCCAAATAAGCCTGTGAACCTCTATGCATTCAGTTTCACCAACCTGATGGCCGGGGGCAAGCGTTCTTTCTTCAGTTGGTCGCGTGTCAACAGCGACTTTCACCTCACGGGCTATGTGCCGGGCGGATTGCTCGGAGGCCAACAAGACCACTGCTGCACCAGAAAGATAGCCAACTGGGTGCTGGCGTCCGACACCGCACCCTTGAGCACCGATGACTTGAAAAAAGAGGTGGGCATCATCTTGGGCGCTTTCAGCCCTTGGCCTGTGCCGCCCGACCCGCTTTCGGGGATAGTGCCCATCACGAAAGAGTACGGCTGGATGGCTGTGTCGGTCAATCCGCTTTGCGATAGTCACGGCTTGACAGAGCCATCTGATGACCGCAATGTCATTGCTATTGGCGAAAAAGTACAAATCAGCCTGTTCGATTTGTCCGGCCGTTTGCTGCGGCAATGGAAGGACGTTCAGAAGCCGGGCGATGTTCGCCAGTTTATCATGGAACAAGGCGGGATTTCTCCAGCCACCGGCATTTACATCCTGCAAATGTCGGGCGAGTGCGGCAATGCCGTGCACAAAGTCATTCTCAAGTAA
- a CDS encoding aquaporin: protein MGCANVLEIGFSQAKIFETLIYTGLFAGCLVALYITFEDPFSGMSMNPARTLASAVAAGNFMHFWLYLTAPLLGMLGAAKVWKAWICRKVEFRCGYHG from the coding sequence TTGGGATGCGCCAATGTTTTAGAAATTGGCTTTTCGCAAGCCAAAATTTTTGAAACTTTAATTTACACGGGTCTCTTCGCTGGCTGCCTCGTCGCGCTTTACATCACCTTTGAAGACCCGTTTTCAGGAATGTCCATGAACCCCGCGCGGACGCTGGCTTCGGCAGTGGCGGCAGGCAATTTCATGCACTTTTGGCTCTACCTGACGGCGCCTTTGCTCGGAATGTTGGGCGCGGCGAAAGTTTGGAAAGCGTGGATTTGTCGGAAGGTGGAGTTCAGGTGTGGGTATCACGGGTAA
- a CDS encoding SDR family NAD(P)-dependent oxidoreductase, translating to MKSIIVTGASGNMGQAVVERFAKDGQKVYAVLGLGENSTLFSESAMAKNIDVQFLNLTDETVSEGYVKGIIAKDPAVEAAVCIVGGWQPGTLSETTGYELDKMFKLNFSTAFNIAKPLMEYFERRGGGQFIFIGARPAINPAEAKNQVAYALSKSLVFRLAEIINDQGKFKNIRASVIIPSILDTPQNRAAMPDADMSDWVTPESAADTIAFLLSDTGSTMRETVIKLYNQA from the coding sequence ATGAAATCCATCATAGTCACCGGCGCGTCCGGCAACATGGGTCAGGCAGTCGTCGAGCGGTTCGCCAAAGACGGTCAAAAAGTGTACGCCGTGCTCGGCCTCGGCGAAAACTCCACGCTGTTCAGCGAGAGTGCTATGGCCAAAAACATTGATGTTCAATTCCTCAACCTGACGGACGAAACCGTGTCGGAAGGCTATGTGAAAGGTATCATCGCCAAAGACCCTGCGGTGGAAGCGGCGGTGTGCATCGTCGGCGGCTGGCAACCCGGCACACTCTCGGAAACAACGGGTTATGAGTTGGACAAGATGTTCAAACTCAACTTTTCCACTGCCTTCAATATCGCCAAACCGCTCATGGAATACTTCGAGCGGCGCGGCGGCGGACAGTTCATCTTCATCGGCGCACGCCCGGCTATTAATCCCGCTGAAGCCAAAAATCAAGTGGCCTACGCGCTCTCCAAATCGCTCGTGTTTCGCCTCGCCGAAATCATCAACGACCAAGGGAAATTCAAAAACATCCGCGCCAGCGTCATCATCCCTTCCATCCTCGACACGCCTCAAAACCGCGCCGCCATGCCCGACGCCGACATGAGCGATTGGGTCACTCCTGAATCGGCTGCTGACACCATCGCCTTCTTGCTAAGCGACACCGGCAGCACGATGCGGGAGACAGTGATAAAATTGTATAATCAAGCCTGA
- a CDS encoding DUF1622 domain-containing protein, producing MEAYRFALLQRLSNGIEILSAVVLLTGFAKGMWGFLVQEWHEMRRQTEASLEGISNLRPMVGNYILLGLDFYIVSDILATMLHPDWNELVSLAVIGLLRTVIGYFLGKEIAETRG from the coding sequence ATGGAAGCATACCGATTTGCCCTCCTGCAACGCCTTTCCAACGGCATCGAAATCCTGAGCGCCGTGGTGCTGCTCACGGGTTTTGCCAAAGGAATGTGGGGCTTTTTGGTCCAGGAATGGCACGAAATGCGCCGCCAGACGGAAGCCTCGTTGGAAGGAATATCGAACCTGCGCCCGATGGTGGGCAATTACATCCTGCTCGGGCTGGACTTTTACATCGTGTCCGACATTCTCGCCACCATGCTCCACCCCGATTGGAACGAACTCGTCAGCCTCGCCGTCATCGGCTTGCTGCGCACCGTGATTGGGTATTTTTTGGGAAAAGAAATCGCGGAAACAAGGGGTTGA
- a CDS encoding alpha/beta hydrolase codes for MNRLFLSGNTVSRVPSAVGGQPIIIGIENGGIHRLAEYSPWNNAQHGGGKGVQYLDFVCETLKPFVDEHLRTLPGREHTGIMGSSMGGLITLCAAIERPEVFGMAGVFSPSLWFSKSVFQMVKNRKPVLPVKILLMAGQQESRNMVGELLDMYETLLEAGHEEENLHYDLHSDGVHSEWFWAREFEHALRWLFGEKPGHEGDGVSSELIQFRVDKKKKELIVNVSPKITAPRLEVRDYCHDRQFHHALGHADNRISYAEWENCIYSIRLHTSGDLVFSRRVSLA; via the coding sequence ATGAATCGGCTGTTTTTATCGGGCAATACCGTCAGCCGTGTACCGTCAGCCGTTGGCGGCCAACCCATCATCATCGGCATCGAAAACGGCGGCATTCACCGGCTGGCCGAATACTCTCCGTGGAACAATGCGCAGCACGGCGGCGGCAAAGGCGTTCAATACCTTGATTTCGTGTGCGAGACGCTCAAACCATTCGTGGACGAACACTTGCGCACCCTGCCGGGGCGCGAGCACACGGGCATCATGGGCAGCAGCATGGGCGGCCTCATCACGCTGTGCGCGGCCATCGAGCGCCCCGAAGTGTTCGGCATGGCGGGGGTGTTTTCGCCCTCGCTGTGGTTTTCCAAAAGCGTTTTTCAAATGGTCAAAAATCGCAAGCCGGTTTTGCCCGTGAAAATCCTGCTCATGGCGGGCCAGCAGGAGAGCCGCAACATGGTGGGCGAGTTGCTCGATATGTACGAGACTTTGCTCGAAGCGGGCCACGAGGAGGAAAATCTGCACTACGATTTGCACAGTGACGGGGTTCATTCGGAGTGGTTTTGGGCGCGGGAGTTCGAGCACGCTTTGCGCTGGCTTTTTGGCGAAAAACCCGGCCACGAGGGCGACGGCGTTTCGAGCGAGTTGATTCAATTTCGCGTGGACAAAAAGAAGAAAGAACTGATTGTCAATGTTTCGCCCAAAATAACGGCGCCACGCCTTGAAGTGCGCGACTACTGCCACGACCGCCAATTCCACCACGCGCTCGGCCACGCCGACAACCGTATTTCTTACGCCGAATGGGAAAATTGCATTTACTCCATACGTTTGCACACCAGCGGCGATTTGGTGTTTTCGCGGCGGGTGAGTTTGGCATAG